TGGTGAGCTACAGATTGTTCTAAATTTCGATTGGAGCAGCCGCGTAAATCGCCGGGCCCCAGCCAGCCAAGCCGGTCTCGAATCTTGCTGAATTCGTAACGATCCGAGCGAGTCTATCTCCAGTATCTCCAGCGCTCTCCAAATCGTTTGGAGACACCAACAGCCTTACGCCACAGGGCTTTGCCGCCGATTCGGGCGTTTGTCTCCAAATCTCCAACTCGTTTTGCACTGAGCGGCTTTGTGTCTGGCGTTCGCGATCAGCGCCAACGCAGACCGGGCGCGGCTCTCCGGGAATTGGCGGCCATCGAAAACGCGTTTCCGCAAGGAAGGTCCGCGACGCACTCGTCCCGACATTGTTGCGTTCATCGCAAAGTCTCGCCGGTCGGGAACGCGGGGGACCCCATGGCATAGACGATATGCGGGGGCTCACACCCGCGTCCTTTCTCTACTGATGACGGACATAGGGGGGGCACATAATCATAGACGGCTAAATCAATTGACCGAGTCACACCCAGGTCCCCCCCCTTTTACCGGTGAGAAACGCACGGAAGGGGGGCATATTCATCTGCAATGGCGCTTCGCGACCAACAGATGCATCGTCGACGCTGGAACTGCCGAGCGGTCAGGCGGCGGCCTTGGTAGTCGCCGCCTTCACTTCATTCTCGATGTGATCGGCCCATGCCTGCATGAGTGTCCGTCTCTTATCAAACAAATCTCCGCGTCGATAAGCTGCTTCGGTCTTATCGCGGATCGCATGCGCAAGCGCCATCTCGACGACCTCGTTCGAAAACGGTGTGCACTCGGCCGCCCAATCCCGGAACGTCGAGCGGAAGCCGTGGACAGTCAGCGCGCCACGCTTCATGCGTTCCAACACTTGCAGCATCGCCATATTGGACAGCGGCCGTCGTGCCCTCATGCCCTCGAATACGACGGGCGAATCCGCCGACGTGGGGAGTGTTTTGAGCAGTTCCAACGCCGACGATGACAACGGAACACGATGCGCTCGCTTGGCCTTCATCCGCTCGGCTGGAACGGTCCAAAGCTGCGCATCCGCGTCGAATTCGTCGTGGCGCGCACCGATCACCTCACCGGTACGCATCGCCGTCAGGATCGTGAATTCCAGCGCACGCGCCGCCGTGCCGACCATGCCGCGCAGTTCCGCGACGAACGCGCCGATTTCCGTGAAGGGAAGCGCCGCATGATGCTTGGGTTTCTGCACTTTGCCCGGAGCCGCCAATAGCTGATCGAGATGCCCACTCCAGCGAGCCGGGTTCTCTCCATCGCGCAGTCCTCGCACCTTCGCCCAGTCCAGTACGCTTTCAATGCGGCCGCGCACACGCGAGGCAGTCTCGTTTTTCGTGAGCCAGATCGGCTCAAGCACTTTCCGAACGAGGTCGGTGTCGATGTCGGCCGGGCGCAATGCGCCGATGATGGGATAGGCGTAGGTCGAGAGAGTGTTCGTCCACTGTTGCGTGTGCTTCGGATTCACCCATTCCGCACTACGCGCCTCGATAAACGCCGTGGCGCACTGCTTGAAGTTCAGCGCACGGGCTGCGTCGATCTTGCGGCGGGCCTTCTCCTGCTTACGCAACGTCGCGGGATCGTCGCCGCCTTGCACGGCTACGCGATGCTCGTTGCGCGCCGCCCTCGCCGCCTCCAGCGTAATGCGCGGATACGGACCGATCTGAATCAATCCCTCTCGCCCATCCGGCTTCATGTACCGGAACTGCCAATACTTCAATCCGTTGGGCTTGACGAGCAACGCCAGACCGCCTCCATCGCTAAGGCGATAGACGCGTTCGCGCGGCTTGGCTGATCGGCATTGAAGGTCACGCAGGAGGCTCTCAGGCATTGTCGTTATAGGTCCAAAAAGTACCCGGAAAAGTACCCGGCAAAATCTGGAATTTTACGACTTTTCTTGAAAGCTTACGAAAGTTTGAACTGCCCGCAAAGCCTTATGTAGCTTGGCTTTGCGGCGTTTCTTGAATGACGCTGAAGGGGTGTTCTGGCGGAGAGAGGGGGATTCGAACCCCCGATAGGCTTTCACCTATACACGCTTTCCAGGCGTGCGACTTAAACCACTCATCCATCTCTCCGGGAAGACGGCAAGTATAGCAAACTCCGCAGCCGTGCCGCCAGCCCCGGCGAAAACCACCCGTCACGGAGTCACGGATGCCGGATATAGTCGACGAGCGCGTTCGTATACGCATCCGGCCGCCGATCCAGCAGGCTCACGACGATCGCCATCGCAAACCCGGCCGGCACGCCGAATACGCCGGAGCTGATCGGCTCGATGCCGAACCAGCTCGGCCCTGCGAATCCCGTGATCTGCGTGAAGAACGGATACGTCGACACGATGTAGTACGCGCACACGCCGAGCCCCGTCACCATCCCCGCCACCGCGCCGCGCGTCGTCGTACGCTTCCAGAACACGCCGAGCACGAGCACCGGAAAGAAGCTCGACGCTGCGAGCGAGAACGCCGCCCCCACAAGAAACAAGATCTTTCCCGTATTCAGCGAAGCGACATACGACGCAAACAGCGCGACGCCGAGCAGCAGCACCTTCGAGATCGTCACGCGCCGCTGGCTCGACGCATCGGGCGCGACCATGTGGTAGTAGACGTCGTGCGACAGCGCATTCGCGATCGTCAACAGCAGTCCGTCCGCCGTCGACAGCGCCGCGGCGAGCGCGCCCGCCGCAATCAGCCCCGATACGACATACGGCAGCCCGGCAATCTCCGGCGCCGCAAGCACGACGATGTCAGGCTGCATCTGGATCTCCGACCAATGGACGATGCCGTCGCGCAATTGATCGACAACACTGATGAGCCCCGGCTCGAAGCGGTGCCATTGCGTGATCCATGCGGGCAGATCCGCGAACGGCCGCCCCACCAGATTCGTCAGGATCTCGTACTTGATCAGCACCGCGAGCACCGGCACCGTCAAATAGAACAGCGCGATGAAAAACAGCGTCCAACCGACCGAGCGCCGCGCGGACGCAACCGATGTCGTCGTGTTGTAGCGCGTCAGGATATGCGGCAGGCTCGCCGTGCCGAGCGACAGGCACAGCAGCAGCGCCAGGAAGTTCCGTTCGCGCGGGCGGCGGTCGTCGTCGCTCGCCGCCGGAAACGGCTCGTGCATCGGCACCGGGGCCGCCGCGCGCGCGAGCAGATCGTCGCGCGCCTGCTCCCACACCACCCGCGCCGCCGCCGGGTCGCGCGGGAACTCCGCGAGCGCATGCTCGCGCTGGTTGATCTCACGCAGCGGCCCGTTGTGCCGGCGCAGTTCGGCAACCTGATCGACCAGCCGCTCGCGCGCCTCGTCGTACGACGCCGGCAGCCGGTCGAGCTGTGCCTGGATCGCGGCCGCCTGCCGGCGATACGTGTCGCGCACCTGTCGCTCCTGCGGCGCGTCGCGCATCTCGCTCTCGAGCGTTTCGACACGTGACATCAGACGGCCGTAATTGAATTGCGGCACGGGCCCGAGGCCGTTCTTCATCGCGATCAGCGAAACCGGCAGCAGGAACGCGATGATCAGGATGATGTACTGCGCGACCTGCGTCCACGTGACCGCACGCATCCCGCCAAGAAACGAGCAGACGAGAATCCCCGCTAGGCCGCAGAAGATGCCGATCGAGAAATCGACGCCGATGAAGCGCGTCGCGATAAGGCCGATGCCCTGTATCTGCGCGACGAGATAAACGAACGAACACAGAATCGCGGCAATCGCCGCGAGCGCCCTGACGAGCGTGCTCGAAAAGCGCGTGCCCAAAAAATCCGGAATCGTGTATCGCGCGAGCTTGCGCACGTACGGCGCGAGCAGGAACGCGACAAGGCAGAAGCCGCCCGTCCAGCCCATCAGGTATGCGAGCGCGTCGTAGCCGGTCGCGTACAGCGAGCCCGCGAGGCCGATGAACGAGGCGGCGGACAGCCAGTCGGCGGCGGTCGCCATGCCGTTGAACGCGGACGGCACACGCCGCCCGGCAACGTAGTATTCGACGAGATCCGAGGTTCGCGACAGCAGCCCGATCACCGCATAGACCGCGATCGGCACGAACAGGAACACGTAGCCAATCCACACGCCGGGTCCGGTCGCGCGCTCGATTCGCCACAGCAACAGCACGAACGCGGCGAAGCCGATCGTGTACAGCGCATAGGCGCGCACCAGCCGATTCGTCAGCATGCGTCGGTGTCCGTCGAAATGACTTCTTTGCGCTTCGCTTCATCTGCGTATGCGTCGTAGTCGCGCCGCAGGGTCCGGTCGGCGCGCTGCATCAGCACGATGTAGGCGCCGATCAGCGCCAGATAGACGAGGATCGCGCCCTGCGCCCCAACGTAGAACGGCAGGCTGAAGCCCGCGAAGCGCAGATGCGCGAGCGCCGGCGCGAACAGCGGCACGACGAACGACACGGCAAAGCCGATCGTCATCAGCACGGCGATCAGCGCGACGTTGAAACGCCAGTAGCGCGCATGCGCGCGCGCGAGCGGCGCCGGCACGAACGGCGGTTCGGCGGAATGCGAAGGCGTGGGCGAAGAGGTACCGGAAGATGCGGCCATGCGCTTGTGTAACAAAAAGCCCCTGCGCGAGCAATCGGGATTGCCGCGCAGGGGCTCGGGCGGCGCGCATTCGGCGGCGCGCCGCGCTCCGGCACGTTCAGCGCACTTCGGCGAGCTGCTCGAGGATCGCGGGGTTCTCGAGCGTCGACGTATCCTGCGTGATCGCCTCGCCCTTCGCGAGCGAGCGCAGCAGGCGCCGCATGATCTTGCCCGAACGCGTCTTCGGCAGGTTGTCGCCGAAACGGATGTCCTTCGGCTTCGCGATCGGCCCGATTTCCTTGCCGACCCAGTCGCGCAGCGTCTTCGCGAGCGCGGCCGCCTCTTCGCCTTCCGGCCGCGAGCGCTTCAACACGACGAACGCGACGACCGCCTCGCCCGTCGTGTCGTCCGGCCGTCCGACGACGGCCGCCTCCGCGACGAGCTCGTGCGACACGAGCGCCGATTCGATCTCCATCGTGCCGAGCCGGTGCCCCGATACGTTCAGCACGTCGTCGATGCGGCCCATGATCGTGAAGTAGCCGGTTTCCTTGTCCCGCACGGTGCCGTCGCCCGCCAGATAGAGGCGGCCGCCGAGCTCGTCGGGGAAATAGCTCTTCTTGAAGCGCTCCGGGTCGCCCCAGATCGTGCGCGCCATCGCCGGCCACGGACGCTTGACGACGAGAATGCCGCCCTGCCCGTTCGGCACGTCCTGGCCGGTCTCGTCGACGACGGCGGCCATGATGCCCGGCAGCGGCAACGTGCACGAGCCCGGCACCGTCGGCGTCGCGCCCGGCAGCGGCGTGATCATGTGGCCGCCCGTTTCGGTCTGCCACCACGTGTCGACGATCGGGCAGCGCTCCTGCCCGACGTTCTTGTGATACCAGATCCACGCTTCCGGATTGATCGGCTCGCCGACCGTGCCGATGATCCGCAGGCTCGACAGATCGTAGCTCTTCGGATGCACGTGCTCGTCGGCCTCGGCCGCCTTGATCAGCGAGCGGATCGCCGTCGGCGCGGTGTAGAACACGGAAACCTTGTGGTCGCCGATCATCTTCCAGAAGCGGCCCGCGTTCGGATAGGTCGGCACGCCCTCGAACACGACCTGCGTCGCGCCGACGGCGAGCGGCCCGTACGTGATGTACGAGTGCCCCGTGACCCAGCCGATGTCGGCCGTGCACCAGAACACGTCGTCAGGCTTCCAGTCGAACGTCCACTTCATCGTCTGCGCGACCCACAGCAGATAGCCGGCCGTGCTGTGCTGGACGCCCTTCGGCTTGCCGGTCGAGCCCGACGTATACAGGATGAACAGCGGATGTTCGGCGCCGACCCACTCGGGCTCGCACGCGTCGGACTCGTTCGCGACGATCTCGTGCATCCAGACGTCGCGGCCCGCGTGCCAGTCGACGTTGCCGCCCGTGCGCCGATAGACGACGACGGTCTTCACCGCGTCGCAGCCGCCCATCGCGAGCGCCTCGTCGGCGATGCTCTTGAGCGGCAGCGTCTTGCCGCCGCGCATCTGCTCGTCGGCCGTGACGAGCGCGGTCGCGCCGACGTCGACGATGCGCTCGTGCAGCGACTTCGACGAAAAGCCGCCGAACACGACCGAATGCGTCGCGCCGATGCGCGCGCACGCCTGCATCGCGACGATGCCTTCGACCGACATCGGAATGTAGATGACGACGCGGTCGCCGCGGCCGATGCCGCGTTTCTTCAGCGCGTTCGCGAAGCGCGACACGCGCGCGAGCAGATCGGCGTAGGTCACGCGCGCGACGGTGCCGTCGTCGGCCTCGAAGATCACCGCGATGCGCTCGCCGAGGCCGGCGGCGACGTGGCGGTCGAGGCAGTTGTACGACGCGTTCAACTCGCCGTCGTCGAACCACTTGTAGAACGGCGCGTTCGTCTCGTCGAGCGCCTTGCCGAACGGCTTGCGCCATTCGAGCGTCTCACGCGCGAGACGCGCCCAGAATCCTTCGTAATCGCGCTCAGCCTCTTCGGCGAGCGCCCGATAAGCCGCCATGCCGGAAATGGCTGCCGCCTTCTCCACGGCGGCGGGCGGCGCGAACTGGCGGCGTTCGTGCAGAACCGATTCAATCGCAGACATCGACTACCCCTTGGTGAACATGGAACCCACTACTGCCGGCGCGATCGGGCGCGCCGTGTCTGATTGGCGCGCGACGCGCCTGTCTCCCACCCTGCGCGCCGCATACGGCCCATACGACGCGCGATGCTGCATCGCACCACGCGAGACGGCCGCGGCAAACCGATGCAGACGCTTTCACGATAAGCGCCGGAACTTACCCGTCACTTACGCGGCGAGCGCCCCGACGCTGCTTTACGCTGGCTTTCACGCGACCCTACAATGCTAACTAACTCGTCGCCCGGATTCCAGCTTGAATCGCTACGCTTTCTTTCTCATCGCGTCGATGTTGCTCGTCGGCAGCAACGTCGGCATCGGCAAATCGATCGTCGCCTTCGTTCCCGTCACCCTCCTCGCCACGCTACGCTTCGTCATCGCGAACGCGGTGCTCTGGCCGCTCTTCAGCCCTGTCAAGATGCGCACCGTCAAGCGCGGCGAATGGCTGAACCTGTTCCTGCAGGCGTTCTTCGGCACGTTCATGTTCACGCTGCTGATGCTCAACGGCGCGCAGCGCACGAGCGCCGTCGCGGCGGGCGTCATCACGAGCACGATTCCGGCCGTCGTCGCGCTGTTCGCATGGCTCTTCCTGCGCGAAAAACCGAACGGGCGTGCGCTCGTGTCGATCGCGCTCGCGATCGTCGGCGTCGTGACGATCAACGTCGCGAACGGCACCGCGAGCGAAGGCGGTGCGCACGCCAGCTCGCTCGCCGGCAACCTGCTGATGCTCGGCGCGGTCTGCTGCGAGTCGATCTACGTGATCCTGTCGCGGCGCCTCACGCAGACGCTCGCGCCGATCGACATCTGCGCGTACACCCACCTGTTCGGCCTGCTGCTGATGCTGCCGCTCGGCGCGGGCGCGCTCTGGCATTTCGACTACGCGAGCGTGCCGTCGGGCATCTGGGCGCTTGTCGTCTGGTACGGCCTGTCCGCGAGCATCTTCTCGTTCTGGCTGTGGATGAAGGGCATCCGTCACGTGCCGGGCAGCCTCGCCGGCGTGTTCAGCGCGGTGCTGCCGATCTCGGCCGCGATCTACGGCATCCTGTTCCTCGGCGAACGGCCGACGCTCGCGCACGGCTTCGCGCTCGCGTGCGTCGTGACGGGCATCGTGCTCGCGAGCCTGCGCGTGCGGCGCTCGCCGCCCGTCTCGCCTTGAGCAAGCGCCACGCCCACGGCTTCCCGTTCGCGCGGCGCGCCTCGTTCGCGCACTGAAGCGCATCGCGACGGCGCACGCCGCGGGCGCGCGGCCGCCTCGCGCCGCCCCATGCCTCATCCGCGCCGCCCGCCGCGATGCCGCGCCGCTGCAAGCGGCCCGGCCGACGCGTTACAATAACGCGCTTTTTTTCAAAAACGCTCCATATCCCCGCATCCCCGCTTCGCCCGACCATGTCCGCCGCCCCGACCGATCCGCGCGCCGCCCGCCCGGCCCGCCGCAAGATGCGCCCGCTGCCCGCCGTCATCTTCATGAGCCGCTGGCTGCAGGTTCCCCTTTATCTCGGCCTGATCGTCGCGCAGGCGATCTATGTGTTCCTGTTCCTGAAGGAAGTCTGGCACCTGCTGTCGCACGCGACGGGTCTCGACGAGACGAACATCATGCTCGCCGTGCTCGGCCTCATCGACGTGGTGATGATCTCGAACCTGCTCATCATGGTGATCGTCGGCGGATATGAAACTTTCGTGTCGCGCCTGGGCGTCGAGGGCCACCCCGACGAGCCGGAGTGGCTCGATCACGTGAACGCGGGCGTGCTGAAGGTCAAGCTGTCGATGGCGCTCATCAGCATCTCGTCGATCCATCTGCTGAAGACGTTCATCAACCCGGACCAGCACACGACGCACGCGATCATGTGGCAGGTGCTGATCCACGTCGCGTTCCTCGTGTCGGCGCTCGTGATGGCGTGGGTCGACCGCCTGACGACGCATACGCACCCCCAGCATTTCCACGAAGCGTCGACGGACCCGTCGGCGCCGCGCGAGCCGGCGCAACAGTCGGCCTGAGTCGATTCTCATACCCACCGTCCTCACTGAGCCTCAGCCATGACCGTCATCAAACAGGAAGACCTGATCCAGAGCATCGCGGATTCGCTGCAGTACATCAGCTACTACCATCCGCTCGACTACATCCAGGCGCTCGGCCGCGCATACGAGCTCGAACAGAGCCCGGCCGCGAAGGACGCGATCGCGCAGATCCTGACGAACAGCCGCATGTGCGCGGAGGGCAAGCGACCGATCTGCCAGGACACGGGCATCGTCACGATCTTCGTGAAGGTCGGCATGGACGTGCGCTGGGCAAGCGAAAACGGCAGCGCGACGATGAGCGTCACCGACATGATCAACGAAGGCGTGCGACGCGGCTACACGCATCCGGACAACGTGCTGCGCGCATCGATCGTCAACCCGCCCGAGGGCGCGCGCAAGAACACGAAGGACAACACGCCGGCCGTGATCCACTACGAGATCGTGCCGGGCGACAAGGTCGACGTGCAGGTCGCGGCGAAGGGCGGCGGCTCGGAAAACAAGTCGAAGTTCGTGATGCTGAACCCGTCGGATTCGATCGTCGACTGGGTGCTGAAGACCGTGCCGACGATGGGCGCGGGCTGGTGCCCGCCGGGGATGCTCGGCATCGGCATCGGCGGCACCGCCGAGAAGGCGATGCTGATGGCGAAGGAATCGCTGATGGAGCCGATCGACATCCAGGAAATCATCGCGCGCGGCCCGAAGGACTGGGTCGAGGAGTTGCGCGTCGAGCTGCACGAGAAGGTCAACGCGCTCGGCATCGGCGCGCAGGGCCTCGGCGGCCTCGCGACCGTGCTCGACGTGAAGATCATGGCCGCGCCGACGCATGCGGCCTCGAAGCCCGTCGCGATGATCCCGAACTGCGCGGCCACGCGCCATGCGCACTTCGTGCTCGACGGCTCGGGCGCGGCGAAGCTCGAGGCGCCGTCGCTCGACGCATGGCCGAAGGTTCAATGGGAACCGAACACCGAGACGAGCAAGCGCGTCGACCTGAACACGCTCACGCCGGAAGAAGTCGCATCGTGGAAACCGGGCCAGACGCTGCTCTTGTCGGGCAAGATGCTCACGGGCCGCGACGCCGCGCACAAGCGCATCGCCGACATGCTCGCCAAGGGCGAGCAACTGCCCGTCGACTTCAAGAACCGCGTGATCTACTACGTTGGCCCGGTCGATCCGGTGCGTGACGAAGTGGTCGGCCCGGCAGGCCCGACGACGGCCACGCGCATGGACAAGTTCACCGAGACGATGCTCGCGCAGACGGGCCTCATCTCGATGGTCGGCAAGGCCGAGCGCGGCCCCGTCGCGATCGACGCGATCAAGAAGCACAAGGCCGCGTATCTGATGGCGGTCGGCGGCGCGGCGTATCTGGTGTCGAAGGCGATCCGCGGCGCGAAGGTGCTCGCGTTCGAAGATCTCGGCATGGAAGCGATCTACGAGTTCGACGTGCAGGACATGCCGGTGACGGTCGCGGTCGATTCGCAGGGCACGTCGGTCCATCAGACGGGGCCGAAGGAGTGGCAAGCGAAGATCGGCAAGATTCCGGTCGCGAGCGCGTAAATAGGAATGATTTTCAGGCCGGATTTCAATCCGGCCTTTTTGATGCGGCGAACCCGTTCCACCTTTCGGATATCGAACGGATTCGCCCTTGGCTTTTCGCGAACGAGCGTTTATCGTTCAGGAACTCAAGCCCCCACACGTCACAAGGAACGAACATGCAAGGCGACAAGAAAGTCATCGAATATCTGAACGCGCAGTTGAAAAACGAGCTGACCGCGATCAATCAATATTTCCTGCATGCGCGGATGTACAAGCACTGGGGTCTCGAGAAACTCGGCAAGCACGAATACGACGAATCGATCGGCGAAATGAAGCATGCGGACTGGCTGATCGAACGCGTGTTCATGCTCGACGGCCTGCCGAACCTGCAGGATCTGCACAAGCTGCTCATCGGCGAGGAAACCGAGGAAATCCTGAAATGCGATCTGAAGCTCGAACAGGTCTCGCAGGCGACGTGCAAGGAAGCCATCGCGTATTGCGAATCGGTGCGTGATTACGTGTCGCGCGAAATCTTCGAGAAAATCCTCGACGACACCGAAGAGCATATCGACTGGCTCGAAACGCAAATCGACCTGATCGGCAAGGTCGGCATTCAGAACTATCAGCAGTCGATGATGGGTTCGCCGGAGTAATTCCGTCTCGCCGATATTTCATTCGATTCACGCTCGATCGCCCGCATGACGCCGCACGCGCCCGATTCCCGCGTATCGCCCGCCCGCTCGCCGATCGGCATCTTCGATTCGGGGCTCGGCGGCCTGTCCGTGCTGCGCGCGGTGCGCGAGCGGCTGCCCGACGAGGCGATCGTCTACGTCGCCGATTCGCGCCATGCGCCATACGGGCCGCGCGACGACGCGTTCATCATCGAGCGCACGCTCGCGATCGGCGAATGGCTCGTCGCGCAGGGCGCGAAGGCGCTCGTCGTCGCATGCAACACCGCGACCGCGCAGTCGATCGCGGTCGTGCGCGAACGTCTGCCGATCCCGCTCGTCGGCGTCGAGCCCGGCATCAAGCCGGCGGCGCTGCATTCGAAGACGCGCGTCGCCGGCGTGCTCGCGACGCAAGCGACGCTGCGCAGCGCGCGCTTCGAAGCGCTGATCGCGCGCCATGCAGCCGATTGCCGCTTCATTTGCCAGGCGGGGCACGGCCTCGTCGAGGCAATCGAGCGCGGCGACACCGGCTCGCCCGAGTTGCGCGCGCAGCTCGCGGGCTTCCTCGAGCCGATGCTCGAAGCAGGCGCCGATACGCTCGTGCTCGGCTGCACGCACTACCCGTTCCTCGACGCCGCGATCCGCGACGTGACGTCGAGCCGCCTGCATCTGATCGACACAAGCGACGCGATCGCCCGCCAACTCGCACGCATCCTGGACGAGCGTGGGCTGCGCGCGCCCGCCTCGTCCCGGCCGGCGCCGCCGCGCCTCTGCTCGACGGGCGACGGGCGGCATTTGCAAACCCTTGCCGCGACACTGCTCGGCCTCGACGTGGCGGTCGAATCCGTCACCATTTCCTCTCCCAGCACGGCCGCGCCGGCCGCCGATCCGGCGTAGCCACGCGGCAGCGCCCTCCCCGGAAACCCCTTCCAAGCACCTGGTTTTGTTACAAAAAACCCGGAGCCGCGCTTGCCAACCCGCACAAATATAATGATAATAATTCGCATTAACGTTAGCTATCGCACTCCATCATGATCGTCTGCGTGTGCAAGTCCGTTTCCGATCGGAAGATTCGCGCATCCCTCGCGGAAGGCGTGAACACCTTCGAAGAACTCCAGTTCGAACTCGGGGTCGCCACCTGCTGCGGCAAGTGCGAGGAAACCGTGCGCGAGATCATGGCGGAACAGGGCGTTTGTGCGAGCCGCTGCGGTGTCGAGCCCCCCGCGGCCGTGCCGGTCCCCGTCACGTTCTACGAACGCAAGGCGGCCTGACCGGCGTGCCGGGATCGCACGCGGCGCCGCGCGCCGTGCTTTCGTTTAACCAGCCCGTCAGCAAGCCAAGCCTGCCCGCGCGAGCCAACGGCCTACCTGCGAAGGAGCCCGTAATGGAATTGCTGATCGGATTCGTGACTACCGTGTGCATCTCTTTGCTGATTTTCCGCAAGTGACGCAACACTTCGCGGCGCTCGTCACGCGCGCCGCCGCGCTACGAAGCTAACATGCAGGTTTCGAATTCCCTGCCGGCCGCATCCGCGCCGGCCTTCTCCCGTATGAATCCCCGCGTCGTCACCGCTGCCGTGGCGGTTCTCGCCGGACACGCGCTCCTGCTCGCCGGCGCGCTGCTGATGCGCAACGACGTGCCACACCGTCCGCTCGAATCGAAGACGATCACCGCCCTGTTGCTGAGCGCGCCCGTCGCGCAGCCGGTCGGCATCCGGTCCGCGCCGGCTCCCACGCCGCCCAAACCCGTCCCGAAGGTCAAGCCGGCGCCCGCCCCCCGTCCCGTCGCGAAGCCGAGCCCGACGCCGCTGCCCGTCGTGCACGAGCCCGCGCCGAATGCGATCACTGCGCCGGAACCCGCGCCGCCCGCTCCAGCCGCGCCCGCCGAGACGAGCGTGAAGGCCGCGCCGCCCGCGGGCGCGCCGACGAGCCGCCCGACGATGGAGATCGTCGCGCCGAAGGAAGGCGCACACCTGACCTGCCAGATCGCGCGGGCCGCCTATCCGTCGATGTCGAAGCGGCGCGGCGAGACGGGCGTCGTGAAGGTTCGCTTCGTCGTCGGCCTGACGGGCAAGATCGAAAGCGCGCAGGTCGTCCAGAGCAGCGGCTTTCCGCGCCTCGACGACGCGGCGCTCGACGCGATCCGCTCGTCGCCGTGCCAGCCGTATCTGCAAAACGGACAGCCGATGCGCGCCGCCTACACGCAGCCTTATGACTTCACTCTGACCGACTAATCTCAGCAACACCGAAAGAAACAACAAGGAAAGGAAATGCAAAGCTACGGAATCGCGCACGTGTGGGCGCAAGGTGACTTCGTTACACGCTCCATCGCGATCGCGCTCCTCGTGATGTCGATCCTGTCGTGGATGGTGATCGTCATCAAGGGCTGGAACGTGATTCGCCTGAAGCGCCTGTCGAAAGACGCCGAACAATCGTTCTGGCATTCGGACGATTTCGACGAAGGCGTGAAGAAGCTCGGCCTCGCATCGTCGTCGCAAGACAATCCGTTCCTCGCGCTCGCGCTGTCCGGCAAGGAAGCCGCCGATCATCACCATCAGACGCAACCGCACCTGCATGACCGGATGGACGTGTCCGACTGGGTCACGCGCTGCCTGAAGGATACGATGGACGAAGGCATCGCGCGGATGCAGGGCGGTCTCGCGATCCTCGCGTCGATCGGCAGCACTGCGCCGTTCGTCGGTCTGTTCGGCACCGTGTGGGGCATCTATCATGCGCTGCTCGTGATCGGCGCGACAGGCCAGACTTCGATCGATCAGGTCGCGGGCCCCGTCGGCGAATCGCTGATCATGACCGCGTTCGGCCTGTTCGTCGCGA
The nucleotide sequence above comes from Burkholderia thailandensis E264. Encoded proteins:
- a CDS encoding DMT family transporter, with product MNRYAFFLIASMLLVGSNVGIGKSIVAFVPVTLLATLRFVIANAVLWPLFSPVKMRTVKRGEWLNLFLQAFFGTFMFTLLMLNGAQRTSAVAAGVITSTIPAVVALFAWLFLREKPNGRALVSIALAIVGVVTINVANGTASEGGAHASSLAGNLLMLGAVCCESIYVILSRRLTQTLAPIDICAYTHLFGLLLMLPLGAGALWHFDYASVPSGIWALVVWYGLSASIFSFWLWMKGIRHVPGSLAGVFSAVLPISAAIYGILFLGERPTLAHGFALACVVTGIVLASLRVRRSPPVSP
- a CDS encoding tyrosine-type recombinase/integrase, which codes for MPESLLRDLQCRSAKPRERVYRLSDGGGLALLVKPNGLKYWQFRYMKPDGREGLIQIGPYPRITLEAARAARNEHRVAVQGGDDPATLRKQEKARRKIDAARALNFKQCATAFIEARSAEWVNPKHTQQWTNTLSTYAYPIIGALRPADIDTDLVRKVLEPIWLTKNETASRVRGRIESVLDWAKVRGLRDGENPARWSGHLDQLLAAPGKVQKPKHHAALPFTEIGAFVAELRGMVGTAARALEFTILTAMRTGEVIGARHDEFDADAQLWTVPAERMKAKRAHRVPLSSSALELLKTLPTSADSPVVFEGMRARRPLSNMAMLQVLERMKRGALTVHGFRSTFRDWAAECTPFSNEVVEMALAHAIRDKTEAAYRRGDLFDKRRTLMQAWADHIENEVKAATTKAAA
- the acs gene encoding acetate--CoA ligase is translated as MSAIESVLHERRQFAPPAAVEKAAAISGMAAYRALAEEAERDYEGFWARLARETLEWRKPFGKALDETNAPFYKWFDDGELNASYNCLDRHVAAGLGERIAVIFEADDGTVARVTYADLLARVSRFANALKKRGIGRGDRVVIYIPMSVEGIVAMQACARIGATHSVVFGGFSSKSLHERIVDVGATALVTADEQMRGGKTLPLKSIADEALAMGGCDAVKTVVVYRRTGGNVDWHAGRDVWMHEIVANESDACEPEWVGAEHPLFILYTSGSTGKPKGVQHSTAGYLLWVAQTMKWTFDWKPDDVFWCTADIGWVTGHSYITYGPLAVGATQVVFEGVPTYPNAGRFWKMIGDHKVSVFYTAPTAIRSLIKAAEADEHVHPKSYDLSSLRIIGTVGEPINPEAWIWYHKNVGQERCPIVDTWWQTETGGHMITPLPGATPTVPGSCTLPLPGIMAAVVDETGQDVPNGQGGILVVKRPWPAMARTIWGDPERFKKSYFPDELGGRLYLAGDGTVRDKETGYFTIMGRIDDVLNVSGHRLGTMEIESALVSHELVAEAAVVGRPDDTTGEAVVAFVVLKRSRPEGEEAAALAKTLRDWVGKEIGPIAKPKDIRFGDNLPKTRSGKIMRRLLRSLAKGEAITQDTSTLENPAILEQLAEVR
- a CDS encoding DUF4212 domain-containing protein; translation: MAASSGTSSPTPSHSAEPPFVPAPLARAHARYWRFNVALIAVLMTIGFAVSFVVPLFAPALAHLRFAGFSLPFYVGAQGAILVYLALIGAYIVLMQRADRTLRRDYDAYADEAKRKEVISTDTDAC
- a CDS encoding sodium:solute symporter family protein; this translates as MLTNRLVRAYALYTIGFAAFVLLLWRIERATGPGVWIGYVFLFVPIAVYAVIGLLSRTSDLVEYYVAGRRVPSAFNGMATAADWLSAASFIGLAGSLYATGYDALAYLMGWTGGFCLVAFLLAPYVRKLARYTIPDFLGTRFSSTLVRALAAIAAILCSFVYLVAQIQGIGLIATRFIGVDFSIGIFCGLAGILVCSFLGGMRAVTWTQVAQYIILIIAFLLPVSLIAMKNGLGPVPQFNYGRLMSRVETLESEMRDAPQERQVRDTYRRQAAAIQAQLDRLPASYDEARERLVDQVAELRRHNGPLREINQREHALAEFPRDPAAARVVWEQARDDLLARAAAPVPMHEPFPAASDDDRRPRERNFLALLLCLSLGTASLPHILTRYNTTTSVASARRSVGWTLFFIALFYLTVPVLAVLIKYEILTNLVGRPFADLPAWITQWHRFEPGLISVVDQLRDGIVHWSEIQMQPDIVVLAAPEIAGLPYVVSGLIAAGALAAALSTADGLLLTIANALSHDVYYHMVAPDASSQRRVTISKVLLLGVALFASYVASLNTGKILFLVGAAFSLAASSFFPVLVLGVFWKRTTTRGAVAGMVTGLGVCAYYIVSTYPFFTQITGFAGPSWFGIEPISSGVFGVPAGFAMAIVVSLLDRRPDAYTNALVDYIRHP